The following is a genomic window from Bacteroidales bacterium.
GTGAAAAGAAGGGTGAATTTTATTTTTCTTCACAGGATAACTCAGGAAAACAAGTTGATATATACCGCTACTCTTCAAAAGAGAAAGTTATAAGTGACTGCGATCTGAGTCTTAAGAGACTAGGCACCGATTATATCGACCTGTACCAGATCCACTGGGCCGATCCTACAACACCGGTTTCTGAAACGATGGAAGCTCTTGAGATCCTTGTTAAACAGGGAAAGATAAGAGCAGGAGCTGTATGTAACTATTCTAGGGAACTGATGGAGGAGGCGGAAAAAACCTTCCCGATTGCTTCAAATCAGGTTCCATACAGCATGGTTAACAGGGGTATTGAGAAAGAGGTAGTTCCTCATTGCATTGAAAAAAATGTGGGAATACTTGCATATAGCCCTCTCCAGCGCGGCCTACTGACAGGAAAAATTAAGAAGGATCACAAGTTCAACGATGGCGACACAAGGCCTAATACACCGTACTATAAAGAGCCCAACCTTTCAAGGATCATTAAATTAACCAGGGATCTTAAGAAGATTGCTGACGAAAGAAAAGTAACAACATCGCAGCTTGTACTTAACTGGACTTTGCAGCAACCAGGTATTACATGTGCACTTGCAGGTGCAAGAAATGCAGCACAGGTTCTCGATAATGTAAAAGCTGCTGATTTCCGCCTTTCAAGTGATGAGATTGCAAGAATAAATAAACACCTTTCGGAACTTAAAATAGAAACAAAAATATAGAAAAAGGCATGAAGAATTTCCTTGAAGAGTATCCTGCACCCGAAGTGATGGCTAAAGAGATAAACGGCTTACCGCTTCCCATCTTTCGCGAGGCTAATGGCCATATTCATACTCCATACTCTTTCAGCGCCTTCTCTGACCTTGATGTTGCTTTCAAAATGGCAAAAGAAGAGAGAATTGCCGTTTTGGGAATAAACGATTTTTATGTAACCGATGGCTATGATTCTTTTCTGAAGGGATGTATCAATAATAAAATATTCCCTCTTTTCAATATCGAATTTATCGGCCTCATGAAAGAGGAACAGAAAAATGGAATAAGAATAAACGATCCTAATAACCCGGGAAGGATCTACTTCAGTGGTAAAGGACTTGATTATCCGTTCCACACTGGGTTTATGCTCAGAAAGCAGCTTAAGAGTGTTATCCAGGAGAGCCAGGTTCAGATAAAAGCCATGATCTCAAAACTCAACGGACTAAT
Proteins encoded in this region:
- a CDS encoding aldo/keto reductase → MEYRTLGQSDIKVSELAFGAWAIGGWMWGGADSKEAVKAIETAIDHGMTTIDTAAVYGFGLSEELTGKAIKGKRSNVQVLTKFGLTWSEKKGEFYFSSQDNSGKQVDIYRYSSKEKVISDCDLSLKRLGTDYIDLYQIHWADPTTPVSETMEALEILVKQGKIRAGAVCNYSRELMEEAEKTFPIASNQVPYSMVNRGIEKEVVPHCIEKNVGILAYSPLQRGLLTGKIKKDHKFNDGDTRPNTPYYKEPNLSRIIKLTRDLKKIADERKVTTSQLVLNWTLQQPGITCALAGARNAAQVLDNVKAADFRLSSDEIARINKHLSELKIETKI